A genomic stretch from Lathyrus oleraceus cultivar Zhongwan6 chromosome 2, CAAS_Psat_ZW6_1.0, whole genome shotgun sequence includes:
- the LOC127120624 gene encoding probable aspartyl protease At4g16563 yields MSSPMLLLLLLLCFILCFSPSSQIILLPLTHSISNTQFNSTHHLLKSTSTRSIKRFHHQHNNNHHQPQVSLPLSPGSDYTLSFNLGSHPPQLITLYMDTGSDLVWFPCSPFECILCEGKPQTTKPANITKAHSVSCQSPACSASHATLSSSDLCAISRCPLDFIETSDCSSFSCPPFYYAYGDGSFVANLYRHTLSLSSLLLHNFTFGCAHTALAEPTGVAGFGRGLLSLPAQLSTLSPHLGNRFSYCLVSHSFDSDRVRQPSPLILGRYDTTAGEDIEFAYTSMLSNPKHPYYYCVGLAGISVGKKTVPAPEILKRVDEKGNGGMVVDSGTTFTMLPEIFYNAVVAEFDKRVGRVHKRASEIETKTGLAPCYYLNGFSQIPTMTLHFVGNSSGVVLPRKNYFYEFLDGGDEKTRKGKVGCMMLMNGGDETELDGGPGATLGNYQQQGFEVVYDLEKERVGFAKKECALLWDSLNSEKN; encoded by the coding sequence ATGTCTTCTCCCATGTTGCTTCTTCTACTACTACTATGTTTCATACTCTGTTTTTCACCCTCGTCTCAAATTATTCTATTACCCTTAACACACTCAATTTCCAATACCCAATTCAACAGTACCCACCACCTCCTCAAATCGACCTCAACCCGCTCCATAAAACGCTTCCACCACcaacacaacaacaaccaccaccaaCCCCAAGTTTCTCTCCCACTCTCTCCCGGTAGTGATTACACACTTTCTTTCAACCTAGGTTCACACCCTCCACAACTCATAACTCTCTACATGGACACAGGCAGTGACCTTGTCTGGTTCCCTTGTTCTCCTTTCGAATGCATCCTCTGTGAAGGAAAACCACAAACCACAAAACCCGCAAACATCACAAAAGCACACTCTGTTTCCTGTCAATCCCCTGCATGTTCCGCTTCACACGCAACCTTGTCTTCTAGTGATCTCTGTGCTATTTCTCGTTGCCCTTTAGACTTCATTGAAACTTCTGATTGTTCTTCTTTCTCTTGTCCACCTTTTTACTACGCTTATGGCGACGGAAGCTTCGTCGCTAATCTATATCGTCACACACTTTCTCtttcttctcttcttcttcatAACTTCACGTTTGGTTGTGCTCATACCGCCCTCGCTGAACCCACCGGCGTCGCTGGTTTCGGCCGTGGACTTCTCTCTCTCCCTGCTCAGTTATCCACTCTCTCACCTCATCTGGGTAATCGTTTTTCTTATTGTTTGGTTTCTCATTCATTCGACAGTGACCGAGTTCGTCAACCGAGTCCACTCATTCTCGGCCGTTACGATACTACCGCCGGAGAAGATATTGAGTTCGCCTACACTTCCATGCTTTCGAATCCTAAGCATCCTTATTATTACTGCGTTGGTCTCGCCGGAATATCCGTCGGGAAGAAAACTGTGCCGGCGCCGGAGATTCTCAAAAGGGTTGACGAGAAAGGTAACGGCGGGATGGTAGTTGATTCTGGAACTACGTTTACGATGTTGCCGGAGATTTTTTACAACGCGGTGGTTGCTGAGTTCGATAAACGAGTTGGACGAGTTCACAAGCGAGCGAGTGAGATAGAAACGAAAACGGGTCTTGCTCCGTGTTATTATTTAAATGGATTTTCACAGATACCAACGATGACGTTGCATTTTGTTGGGAATAGTTCGGGTGTGGTGTTGCCTAGGAAGAAttatttttatgaatttttggaCGGTGGTGATGAGAAGACAAGGAAAGGGAAAGTTGGATGTATGATGCTGATGAACGGTGGTGATGAGACTGAGTTAGATGGTGGACCTGGAGCTACACTAGGGAATTATCAACAGCAAGGATTTGAGGTAGTGTATGATTTGGAGAAAGAGCGCGTGGGTTTCGCAAAGAAAGAGTGCGCGTTACTTTGGGATAGCCTTAATAGTGAGAAAAACTAA